One Luteibacter aegosomaticola genomic window carries:
- a CDS encoding LysR substrate-binding domain-containing protein yields MTLRLDIALLRNFVAIADAAAMSRAADHVGRTQAALSQQIKKLEDAMGQPLMNRTGRGIALTAHGERLLAHAHKILRAHDEAVAELTGTALSGRIRFGCPDDYARIFLPELLETFARQHPQVFIEVVCASTPRLVEQLKEQSLDIAVVSLPDSPHREQFLRCEPFVWVAAKGGDAHRRDPLQLALSDPDALDHLAATTSLEKAGRRYRIAYASGSVAGLTAVVRSGQAITVMTLTGVPPDLQVLAPASGLPMLPSVGITVQTARKHPSRLLQLFEAHVRTVLPSL; encoded by the coding sequence ATGACGCTCAGGCTCGATATCGCCCTGCTCCGCAACTTTGTCGCGATTGCCGACGCGGCCGCAATGAGCCGCGCGGCGGATCATGTCGGGCGAACGCAGGCCGCACTCAGCCAGCAGATCAAGAAGCTGGAAGATGCCATGGGCCAGCCGCTAATGAATCGGACAGGGCGTGGCATTGCCTTGACCGCCCACGGCGAACGCCTGCTTGCGCACGCGCATAAAATCCTCCGCGCCCATGACGAAGCAGTCGCGGAACTCACCGGCACGGCACTCTCGGGTCGCATCCGGTTCGGCTGCCCTGACGATTACGCGCGCATTTTTCTGCCGGAATTGCTTGAGACTTTTGCGCGACAGCATCCGCAGGTGTTTATTGAGGTGGTGTGCGCCTCTACGCCGCGGCTTGTCGAACAGCTCAAAGAGCAGTCGCTGGATATAGCCGTGGTGTCGTTGCCGGATAGCCCGCATCGCGAACAGTTCCTGCGCTGCGAACCCTTCGTCTGGGTGGCCGCCAAGGGAGGCGACGCGCACAGACGCGACCCACTGCAACTCGCCCTATCCGACCCGGATGCACTCGATCACCTTGCGGCCACGACGAGCCTGGAGAAGGCTGGCCGCCGTTATCGCATCGCCTATGCCAGTGGCAGTGTTGCCGGACTCACCGCGGTCGTGCGTTCGGGCCAGGCCATTACCGTGATGACGCTCACTGGCGTGCCTCCCGATCTGCAGGTGCTTGCGCCTGCCAGCGGATTGCCGATGCTGCCTTCCGTGGGCATTACCGTGCAGACGGCTCGCAAGCACCCGTCGCGTCTACTGCAGCTGTTCGAAGCCCACGTTCGTACCGTCCTTCCCTCGCTTTAG
- a CDS encoding S41 family peptidase: MGKVTREGAKRARAMLVVAMAACLPSSYVLAADGPKLTPAMRAAVVTHLEAELKSRYVFPDVAGHIATDLAANLKAGRYDQDVTTEAFADHLSRDIRASGNDRHLMVQFAPKFRSPPAGDPPPPTKADLDEEQAWVDKDGAGIAAVRRLPGNIGYIDLRQFPPADFVVPRYKAAMQLLAGSEGIIIDLRQNLGGDPHAVALLLSYFFRENDGRHLNDMYWRKDGSTDQFHTFPVDGQRLLAPVYVLTSARTFSAGEEAAYDFQTQKRGTLIGATTGGGANPGGMFALSDGFIAFIPAGRAINPVTKTNWEHVGVKPDIEIAPEKAFSTAYSKLIDLQLKAAKDPEEQDALRKALGDADHVEAPVPDYTPFHHD, from the coding sequence ATGGGGAAGGTAACCAGGGAGGGTGCGAAGCGCGCCCGTGCGATGCTTGTGGTGGCCATGGCGGCATGCCTGCCCAGCAGCTATGTTCTCGCGGCGGACGGCCCGAAGCTGACGCCGGCCATGCGCGCTGCGGTGGTCACGCATTTGGAAGCCGAGCTGAAATCTCGGTACGTGTTTCCCGACGTCGCCGGGCACATCGCGACGGATCTTGCCGCGAACCTGAAAGCAGGGCGCTACGACCAGGATGTGACGACGGAGGCGTTTGCCGACCACCTCTCCCGTGACATCCGTGCCTCGGGCAATGACCGGCACCTGATGGTGCAGTTCGCGCCGAAATTCCGTTCGCCGCCCGCGGGCGATCCGCCGCCGCCTACCAAGGCTGATCTGGATGAAGAGCAGGCCTGGGTGGACAAGGATGGGGCGGGGATTGCCGCCGTTCGTCGGCTCCCCGGAAACATTGGCTATATCGACCTGCGCCAGTTCCCGCCGGCCGACTTTGTCGTCCCGCGTTACAAGGCGGCGATGCAGCTTCTCGCCGGGTCGGAAGGCATCATTATCGACCTGCGTCAGAACCTGGGCGGTGACCCGCATGCCGTGGCGCTGCTCCTGAGTTACTTCTTCCGCGAGAACGACGGCCGCCACCTCAACGATATGTATTGGCGCAAGGACGGCAGCACTGACCAGTTCCATACCTTCCCCGTCGACGGCCAGCGCCTGCTGGCACCCGTGTACGTGCTGACGTCGGCGCGCACCTTCTCGGCAGGCGAAGAGGCGGCCTACGATTTCCAGACCCAGAAGCGCGGCACGCTGATTGGTGCGACCACCGGTGGTGGTGCCAATCCGGGTGGCATGTTCGCGCTAAGCGATGGCTTTATTGCCTTCATTCCGGCTGGTCGAGCTATCAATCCCGTGACGAAAACCAACTGGGAGCACGTGGGCGTCAAGCCGGATATCGAGATTGCACCGGAGAAGGCGTTCAGCACCGCCTATAGCAAGCTCATCGACCTTCAGTTGAAGGCGGCGAAGGACCCGGAAGAGCAGGACGCGCTTCGCAAAGCGCTCGGTGACGCCGATCACGTCGAGGCGCCCGTGCCTGATTACACACCATTCCATCACGATTGA
- a CDS encoding cysteine hydrolase family protein yields the protein MKAALLVVDMQQDFFAHQALAGQRDRLVVCTNDLVGVARANQCPVIWVRQAFRADLADAPLEVKRLGLRITIAGTDGARLITGLDVSSADVQVEKTRYSAFFRTGLEDQLASMGCSVLIIAGINTHACIRMTVVDAYQRDMDVIMARECIASHDLAHHDMTWAYLDGKMARGLSNAEIADLLVR from the coding sequence ATGAAAGCGGCCTTACTTGTAGTGGACATGCAGCAGGACTTCTTCGCGCATCAGGCGCTTGCCGGGCAGCGCGATCGACTGGTTGTATGCACAAATGATTTGGTCGGCGTGGCCAGGGCTAATCAGTGCCCTGTGATCTGGGTTCGGCAGGCGTTTCGCGCAGACTTGGCGGACGCTCCGCTTGAAGTTAAACGGCTGGGCCTCAGGATCACGATTGCCGGGACGGATGGAGCGCGACTGATCACTGGGCTCGATGTTTCGAGTGCGGACGTGCAGGTGGAGAAGACGCGTTACAGCGCATTCTTTCGCACTGGCCTGGAGGATCAGCTGGCTTCGATGGGATGTAGCGTGCTCATCATTGCTGGTATCAATACGCACGCCTGCATTCGCATGACGGTTGTGGATGCCTACCAGCGGGATATGGACGTGATTATGGCTCGTGAGTGCATCGCTTCTCACGATCTGGCGCATCACGACATGACGTGGGCGTATCTCGATGGAAAGATGGCGCGCGGGCTGTCCAATGCGGAAATCGCCGACCTTCTCGTGAGATAG
- a CDS encoding LysE family translocator, with translation MDLHTCLLFAGASVALFLVPGPDMLFLFGRTMAYGRRAGVWAALGINLGSYFHLCAAVTGLSALVLTSTTAFSIVKYIGAAYLLFLGWQALRTRSGFATTQAGRPAARTMQHVWQGFLNDVLNPKVALFYIALLPQFINPGDPHSVRHLLLLGLIASAIGLAMSLAYVGAAERLTRALLHRPAATRWLQRGLGTLFIGLGLRLAVEKL, from the coding sequence ATGGACCTGCACACCTGCCTCCTCTTCGCCGGTGCGAGTGTCGCGCTCTTCCTCGTTCCGGGGCCCGACATGCTGTTCCTTTTTGGCCGGACCATGGCCTATGGGAGGCGAGCGGGGGTTTGGGCCGCGCTCGGGATCAACCTTGGGTCGTACTTCCATTTGTGCGCGGCCGTGACGGGGTTATCGGCCTTGGTGCTCACCTCGACGACGGCGTTCTCCATCGTGAAGTACATCGGTGCCGCCTACCTGCTGTTCCTGGGGTGGCAAGCCCTGCGTACCAGGTCCGGCTTCGCCACCACCCAGGCCGGCCGACCCGCTGCCCGCACGATGCAACACGTGTGGCAGGGTTTCCTCAACGACGTGCTAAATCCCAAGGTCGCGCTGTTCTACATCGCGCTGTTACCGCAATTCATCAACCCTGGGGATCCCCACTCGGTACGTCACCTACTCTTGCTCGGCCTCATCGCCAGCGCCATCGGGCTGGCGATGAGCCTTGCGTATGTTGGTGCCGCGGAGCGACTGACGCGTGCGCTCCTGCATCGGCCCGCCGCTACGCGCTGGTTGCAGCGTGGCCTTGGTACGTTGTTTATCGGATTGGGGCTCAGGCTCGCTGTCGAGAAGCTCTGA